tagtggttagagtgttggactagtaaccgaaaggttgcaagttcgaatccccgagctgacaaggtacaaatctgtcgttctgcccctgaacaggcagttaacccactgttcctagtctgtcattgaaaataagaattagttcttaactgacttgcctagtaaaacaAAAATAGCAGGGGAATAGCATGCTTAAATTAAAGGTCAGAATACACGtagagagaaaagtgcataaaaaGGGAATTGGCCCCTAAAATGGCACAGCCATTGTGTAGTATATCTTCAACTGGCTCAGGTCCCTTACAGTACATATGGCCAGGATTTAACTCTACAAAACAAGCCTGCCATTTTGAAATTCACCTGCACGGCAATAAACACAACTAAAATGTGTAGACTACATCACTGAAAACAGCTCTGGCTCGCAGTAACATCCCTGCATGAAGCTGTACTCATGGGCCTGCTGCATTTCTCCTTGAACAGGCTGGTGGACACCTGAAGGATGATGGAGTTACAGTGCATTAGATAGAGATGGAATACTCACAGGCTTCTTTGAGTTTCTCCTTGTCATAATGTAGGGCCTCATAGTCGTGCATGCTAATACGGTTCACCCGGATCCTTAACCTCTCCGGGAAGGGCTGCTGGCTGAGGAAGACAACAGAAGAAGCATAGCCATTTGGGTATCATCTCGCAAAAATTGGAATTACACCCAACTAAAATATAagcgcaacaatttcaaagattttaccgagttatagttcatataaggaaatcagtcaattgaaataaattaattaggccctaatctacagatttcacatgactgagaatacagatgtgcatctgttgttcacagatacctttataaaaaaaggtaggggcatgggtcagaaaaccagtcagcatctggtgtgaccaccacttgcctcatgcagtgcaacacatctccttcgcatagagttgatcagactgtAGATTGTGACCTGTAGAACATtgtcagactcctcttcaatggctgtgcgaagttgctggatattggtgggaaatGGAACATGCTCGATGGGTGACATTTGTGTTGAGTATGCAGGCCAGAACTGGGACCTTTTCAGCTTCCAAGAATTGTGCACAGACATGGGACCGTGCATTATcaggctgaaacatgaggtgatggcggtggatgaatggcacgacaatgggcctcaggatctcgtcacggtatctctgtgcattcaaatgacCATCGATAAAaagcaattgtgttcgttgtccgtggCTGATGccttcccataccataaccctaccgccaccatggggcactctgttcacaacgttgacatcagcaaaccgttcgcccacacgacgccatacatgcTACGCTGTCTACCATCTGCCCGGTTCAGTTAAAATCTGCGATTCATCTGTGAAttgcacacttctccagcatgccagtggccattgaaggtgagcatttgcccactgaagtggGTTACAACACCAaattgcagtcaggtcaagaccctggtgaagaCGACAAGCTTGTAGATGAGATTCTCTGAGGCGGATTCTAAAAGTTTGTGTTGCAATTATTTGTTTCTGggaacccacagtttcatcagctgtccgggtggctggtctcagacgatcccgcagatgaagaagccggatgtggaggtcctgggctagcgtggttacacgtggtctgcggtgttgaggccagttggacttactgccaaattctctaaaatcaCATTGGAGTAGGCTTATGGtggaggaggcttatggtagagaaatgaacattacattctctggcaacagctctgatggacattcttgcatcagcatgccaaatgcatgttccctcaaaacttgagatatctgtggcattgtgctgtgtgacaaaactgcacattttagagtggccttttattgtccccagcacaaggtgcacttgtgtaaggttcatgctgtttaatcagcttcttgatatactaAACccggatggattatcttggcaaaggagaaatgctcactaacaggaatataAACAAATGTGCGCACAAATGTGTGCATAGAGTATGGCATATTTCTGGGatctatttcagctcatgagGGGCCAACAATTGACATGATGCGTGATGTAcctttgttcagtgtacatattTGTAGGAACTCTGTAGGAACTGTACATAATCAGTTACTTTCCATATTAATTTCTAACTTAATGTAAACTATTTGGGAGTTGGAAACATCTCAGCTGagagataaaaataaataaatatggaaATAAATGAAGGTATAAGTTTAATGAAAGGCTGTCACCCAGGAAGAGCATTAACACAAGCTGACGACAGGGGATCAAACTCCAACCACAACACTCTGACAACCTGGGCTCACATGCACAGCAGCCTGAGAGAAGCCAGGGGTGTTCAACGCTGCTTTCCCCCATTCCGTTTGTCATCGTGATGGCTTCAAGGATGATTATATATTCATGAAAACAGTTGTGATCTGTGACGAATGTGACCTGTTCGCAGTGTGTGGGAGATTCAAAAACAATGTTGCGACTACAGCGACTTACCATTCTGTTCAAGGACAATAGACACCTGACAACAACACAAGTCGTATATGTTTCTTACTGCAGTATGTTGCAAAACAGTTGGCAGGACAACATCTAATGTTGGGGTATGATCTCAAACAATGTAATCAGTGTAGAAGTGAATGCAGCTGGGTCATTTGCATCTTATCATTCTTAATTTCTGTCCAAATGCCTGGTGTTTTGCTTCACAGAAGGTCGGGCCATTCTAACCAACTTTGCAAAAAGGAAGAACGGTATCACAAATAAGGTTTTGGACGACCATGTCTTTAATCTCAGTTTAAACAGGCTTCTGTAAACACAATCATTTAATTAGTCCCCCCCGCCGACATTTCAATCCTGTAGACGGAGGACTCATAATTCCCCTCCGTCAGCAAGTCAACACATTGTTGCGAGACTCACATCAGAATCAGCAAAGTATGGAATTAGCAAAAAAACATTACAACAGGTTTGACAAAAGGTAACGCAATTACCATGAAAATAAATAGGGCGGTTCATTCTGATAATACATCTGATTTTCagcctgtagacagacagactgatatgATCGAAGACTACTCATGGAGAGAAAAGGAAGATGGTAGCAAGGCCATGTTGACTTTGatgaatgttttttttctgtgtttgtttgtttcccCTCGTCTGCTTAGATTATTTTACATTCACAAGTCTTTGTCAGCGCTTCAACCACCCTTGCAAATGAATCTCACAGGCGTCGAGGACACCTGCGTGCCACACCCGCATGCCACTTAAAAATCACACAGCAAGAAATTGAAGAGCGACCTTCGGCTCGGTTGAGGACACTTGTGGAATGCATTACAATAACTTCCAACTCCACAAGAACCGTTATGACAACAGAAGCAACCTGCCGACAGCGCAAAAGACTAAACAAAGTACACTATCGAAAGTCTCCATAGCGGATTGATGTTCAGGATTCTGACTGGAACCTGGACTGTATTACTCACTCATTCAGCAGCGGAATAGATGTCCTCCTCTTGGCCTTCTGCACCATGTTCGCTTGGTTCCTCAGGGAGATACGGATGGTAGAGGGGGCTAGCTTGCACGGCTCCCCATCTACCTGCATGGGGATGGACTTGTAGGTGGTGAGGGTCACCTCTCTGCACTGGTTCAGCCGCTCACCATGACCTCCGACCTGCAGCGTGGCCTACAGCACCAGGGAGGACGAGACGATCATCCATCAGAGCAAGGTCACAACTAGGACAAAAAGAAACTGACTCATCCATTTCATTAACTCTACTAACTTATGTTTCTAACACACAGACAAATTCAAGTTGATAGGTGAATACCAGAGAGGTCATGGTGAAGCCGATAACTTCAATGCAGCCATCGTCGTGCCGTTGTGGCTCAAAGTCATGGTGCTCGCTTGGGTTGCCCCATGGCATGGTACCAGCACAGTATctagtacacacatacacacatggttAGGTGCCTAACTTAGCCTACAGCCTCCATTACGACAGTGACAAAATTGTAACATGTCATATATAACATTGAGGCTGCTAACCTGGGAATGTTGAGGAACACCAGGCACTGTAGCTTCAGATCCTGAACCTTTGAGGTGAGGTCGGTGCCGTCACACTACCGAgaggagaccgacagacagacagacaggcgtcTCCATTACAGTACACATACGCACTCAGATCATTCCCGGAAGAGCTCTCACATGGCGTTATAAAATGTACCCTTTGAAAGGTGCCAcattctgactgactgacagtgaagAACACATCTGTCACTCTAATGAGATGTGATCCTTACAACCTACCTAATATACAAGATCAGAATGGAGCCTCGGCTCTCAAACTGGAGTCAATTTGATTTCTGCACTAACTACTTTTACTATGAAGGGTGAAATTCCTGTTAACGGATTTAGATTTGAACTTGAACCCGTTGTGGAATGACGTCACACAATCTGAGCTGCAGCCAAGGTCCGTGTAATGGTCAGTTGAACTCACCACGACCTTGATGTGTTTGGCTAGGTCTTTGGAGCTGCCCATGAGGAAATCCGAGAAGGCCGTCTGGTTAGAAGGAGCAACAGAGAATCAAGCTTGTAGATTATCAATAGAAAACATTGACACAACTAAAGCTATGGCCACAAATACAACAATTACTATCACTACAAAATGGTAAAAGTGATGATAATGGTGAGAAAATAGGATTTCTCCTGTTTAGATAACACAACTGTACCCACCCCTGCATAGAACATCTTGTTCCGAAAGCGGCTGTTGAATTTCTCCGGGTTGGCCTCTGAGGAGCGTTGGTTATAGAAGGCATGATAGTTTGTGAGTAAATTATGGCACAATGATTTGGCATACAGTAGATACACACAGCATCATTTGCTACTGTCGATGTGAGCCGTCTATGGATAGCACGGATTTATCCCCAACAATGGCATTATATGGGTAGTCAACGTTAAGAGATCGATCGGAAATACAACCTCGAGACTCGTGGAATTCTAGTGTCACGTGTGCATCGAAGCCGAGGCTGAAGTAGTTGTTGAAGACGTCGAGGGGGAGCTGCGGAAGAAGAAAACCCGTACAAAGAAATGTGTTAATCCCAGACGCGATATCACCAATACATCCGAAATCACAATGTCAAATGTGCTGAGCCCAACTCCATCCTCAGTCCTACGGTCTTCAGTCACCCCAGACTACCCTCACTGCCGTAAacaaagaaataaaaaataatacatcATGTTTGAGGTCGTAGAGCAACATTGTGCTTCTAGTTGATAAACTCTCTCAACTTTTAGAACTAACTAACCATTAAATAATGGAAAGGTCACTGAGGTATTTTGGTGTGTGGCCAGCCATGACCATATTCACAATAAACAAATGATATTGTGACATTGTACAGAGGTTAGTTCTCTGGGGCTCGATGAACTCATCACAGTCAAGACCTGATTTACGCTGTAATTACAAACACACCAGTAACACACCAGGTAAAAGAGCTAGCACTAAGTTCAAATTGGATCAATCCTCATTCCCTGCATCACGCATCCACACCATCATATGTTGACAGTCCATGTCTACAGTACAGGATCTTGGACGAGGGGGTTTGTTCACCTTGTCTGTCTGCtgctcatccctctcctctgcaACAGCATCCTGGTTGGGCTCCACTATTAGATTCCACCGGTCGAGCTGGACGACGTTCCCATCCTCGACATGAGACAGGATCTTAGACACCGGCTCATCTGTGTAACCCTGGAGAGGGGAGGAATAGAGAAGGAAAACACCAAGAGCATTAAACACAGTTCATTGTAGAAAGCAGCTCGTTCCTCCTGAGGGATATAAATTCTTCAAGACATTTTTCAAGAAAATAATAAGCGGCTATAGTCATGATTCTGGTGCCCTCTACAGAGTTAACTGTGCACCTGCATTGTTCAACGACTATGTAAAAGCACAGCTTTGAGGGGTATACACCGAGTGTataaaatattaggaacacctgctctttccattgactaggtgaatccaggtgaaagctgtgctcccttattggtgtcacttgttaaatccactacaAAATCAGTGGAGACGAAGGGGAGGAGTTaatgaaggatttttaagcctcgagacaattgagacatgggttgtatgtgtgccattcagagggcacatatagacaggtttgagtgtgtcaagaactgcaacgttgctgttttttgattttttttaacgctcaacagtttccggtgtgtatcaagaatggtccaccgcccaaaggacatccagccaacttgacacaactgtgggaagcattgaggtgaacatgggccagcatccctgtggaacactttcgacacctcgtagagtccatgccctgaggtaattgaggttgttctgagggtaaaaagagaggggggggctGCTAACTCAATATTTAAAAAAGTGTTCCTAATATACACTCCGTGTATATGTTGTCCAGATATGGTTGAGATACTCACACCCCCCCAGTTGAGGGTCCTGGCCAGGTCGTTGCCTGTCCCCAGAGGCAGGATGGCTACTGCAGGCTGGGGGTTCAGTTGGAGCTGGTCCAGAGCAGACAGGATCCaacccacctacacacacacacaccatacaacaGACATATTATCAAAAACATCATGTGATGTGCCCTTCAACAACATGCCAAACATTGCTATTGTCCTTGCTTAAGGAATAAATGTTTGAACAGCTTAACAAACTGCACCTGCAGCATAGCGTGTGTTGCTGTTCAATCACTTAGATAACCATCAAAGTTCAGGGCTTAGATCACTAAGATGGGGTCAAATTCCTTTAAGGGAAAACACCAGACACTGTGTGCTGTTATTTGACTGATCACAAAGTAAAGTTTGCTGCTAAAATAGTTCAGGAATGTCTGTGTATTGCTTAAAAAGATTGTGCTGTTGTTTCTACTCACCGTGCCATCCCCTCCGCATGCCAGTATCCTCAGGTTATGCACCTTACGGTACATTTCTAACCTtggagagacagagcaagagacaaAATCAACTTCTAGCTTTCTGTCACAGTCAGTCCACAGTATCAAGCCCGTTAAAGAAGGTCTCCCACACTCAGTTAAAATCGGCAGCATTCACAGTGAAGGGGAGTCCTACACCGCAAATGGCTCCTGGGCAGACAGAATAATAGCATAGTGTATCCATAGGAAGAGCAAAAAAGAACAGCAAAATAATACGACTTCTTTTGGttcagagatatatatatatatatatatacacacatacatacatatattagATCTAATGAGAAGGAGCTTTGCGCCAGTGAGCACAGAGTAATGGAAGAGCTCCAAGACCTATACGTAATGATGATGATATTTATTTTTAAGGGCCAGAGTCAGTAACAAGTCGGCACTAGTACAAAGTTTGCACCTGCTATTTTTGAGAAACTTACCCATCCTTGGGTCCTCCCAGACTCAGGTCAAATACTTGGCGAGGGTTCAGGTACCACATGAACGACTGGATAATCTTGGCTCCCTGAAAATGAGTAGGAGTACAATTACTACCagttcctcatcatcatcatcatcatcataataaaAAAGTATTTGATTAACTGACTAGTATATTATTGAGTGATCCAGACAAATGCGTGAGGTATGAGATGCCCTGACTGGACTGCTGAAAGACTCTTTAACACACAGACAGTGATTCATCTCACAGACCACCTGTGACTGGTGTTGGCCTCGGCCCACTGGGCCTGCACTGACAGCTCCAGCACAGACAGCACGTCTCTCACCTGATTCCCCCCACTCTTTGGGTTGACAAACACCAACAGCGGCTTCATGAGCTGAGAGGGAATGGGTCTAACTATGAAGGGCTTCCAGCGCGCCTCCTGCacaaagaggaagggagaggggcagaggaaatAAAGGGATGCAtttagagaggtggaggatgagagACTGATTGTACAGTGTTGGTTTCCTAAGGGGAGAACTGCTTTTACTGATGTTTTGTTATAAACTATCGCGTCAGACTCGTGTAACATTATGCCAAATTAACTCACTAAAATGAAAATGGCATAGAGCTGACGCTGTGTGGATACTTCCTACTCTCTACGAGACGTAGTATAGCCAAAGAGTATACAGTTGTCTAACACTGTGCACAGTTGAACTGATCAATAGGGTCTCCATAACTGTGGTTTCTGGGGAGATCTGGGGATTTGGGGTGGGATGGTACCTGGGACTGGTTCCGTCTGAAGCTCTTTAGAGCGCCTTGTCTTTGGAGGGCTGGCTAACCGACGCAAGGCCAGACAAGAGAGAGAATTATTTCTGCACATGCACTTGTCATGTAAATGCATTCAAGCCATGGTATTCGACACTGGATGTCGCCAGGAAGTATGTATTGACAAGCACATCCTGTGTCCCTTTTTTTGATAAGGGTCAAGACATCGATAATACCTCGTCATTAGTTTGACAATGCCCTTTTCGCTACCATTTAATTGAAGTATGTACTTCAAGTATAATATTTCAACGTAAAACCAATTGAACAGTTCACAACAGATGCGGTATAAATGGAAATGATGCCCCTCAGGCTAATCAGCAAAGGACGTTTTACTTACGTACGTCTCCTCACATTACAAACGGTAGGAAATGCCATTTGTAATGGATGATGAACTCACCTCTACTCCCTTTTTGCTGGACTTGCGCTTAAACGAGGTCCGTTTTTTCTTTTTGCTCGACTTTAGTGAGGTCTGAAAGAATAACATGAGGATTAACTGTCACGCTGGTATTCCATTTATATAAGGAACAGCATTTGATCAACTGTAAATAATACACTGTAATTTATCAGAACTGTTGACTGCTCAAACTAACGGATGACTGCCACCCTCTGTTGGCTTCGCAGTGCAATGGCACCACAAAGTATTTGGGGAAGCATACCACTGCACGTTGTAAATTCGCATGGTGGCAGTGAATATCTGAATACTTGGAAGTGTATTGTGTGACGGTGTATTTTGTGACTGtcggggcagcaggtagtctagtggttagagtgttggttcaaaaaggtcactggttcaaataCCCGGGCCAACAAGGTGAACAATCTCTGACCTTGAGCAAGGCACGTAACTTTAATTTGCTCCGGAGGCACCAACCTACCAGGGCCAACACTGTAAAacaacatttcactgtacctaTCCAGTGCATGTGACAATATACATCTAtttataaaaaacaaaaaacattttattcataaaaaattaaaaaatgtaccTGAGGTCTGCGAACCCGGAGGATCCAAGTAGGGGGTATGATGACAGAGGCATGAGCACCCAGGGAGCAGGACTCCTCGATCTGCTGCAGCATGAAGCAGGACACCTTGTTGTGATACTAGAgtagggagaaggacagaggaaaGGACTGCAGAGGTGAgcacaacacacaccaacacacatcatTCATTTAAAACACTCAACACAGACCCTCACACAACTGTCTCACATAAACATACATACGACTTTTACAGAGGGTGAATACACCAGTGATCACACACATCCATATTCATTGGAAGTGTTGTCATTcaacacagacactcacacaaaTGTCTCACATAAGCATAAAGCATACAGACACACGTCATCATCATCCATGCAGATTGAGCCTCGTGATTTACATGTATTCCCtgaaaacagtatatacagttgaagtcggaagtttacatacaccttagccaaatacatttaaactcagtttttcacaattcctgacatttaatcctagtaacaatgccctgtctttggtcagttaggatcaccactttattttaagaatgtgaaatgtcagaataatagcggcgagaatgatttatttcagcttttatttctttcagtgggtgagaggtttacatacactcaattagtatttggtagcattagcattgcctttaaattgcttaacttgggtcaaacgtgtcgggtagccttccacaagcgtcccacaataagttgggtgaattttggcccattcctcctgacagagctggtgtaactgagtcaggtttgtaaggcctccttgttcgcacacgttttttcagttctgcccacaaagttTCAATAGGA
This genomic interval from Oncorhynchus keta strain PuntledgeMale-10-30-2019 chromosome 2, Oket_V2, whole genome shotgun sequence contains the following:
- the LOC118357940 gene encoding diacylglycerol kinase zeta-like isoform X15; the protein is MANCMATPFLSQSQPTVVRHHWVHRRRQDGKCRQCGKGFQQKFAFHSKEIVAISCSWCKQAYHNKVSCFMLQQIEESCSLGAHASVIIPPTWILRVRRPQTSLKSSKKKKRTSFKRKSSKKGVEEARWKPFIVRPIPSQLMKPLLVFVNPKSGGNQGAKIIQSFMWYLNPRQVFDLSLGGPKDGLEMYRKVHNLRILACGGDGTVGWILSALDQLQLNPQPAVAILPLGTGNDLARTLNWGGGYTDEPVSKILSHVEDGNVVQLDRWNLIVEPNQDAVAEERDEQQTDKLPLDVFNNYFSLGFDAHVTLEFHESREANPEKFNSRFRNKMFYAGTAFSDFLMGSSKDLAKHIKVVCDGTDLTSKVQDLKLQCLVFLNIPRYCAGTMPWGNPSEHHDFEPQRHDDGCIEVIGFTMTSLATLQVGGHGERLNQCREVTLTTYKSIPMQVDGEPCKLAPSTIRISLRNQANMVQKAKRRTSIPLLNDQQPFPERLRIRVNRISMHDYEALHYDKEKLKEASIPLGLIVVPGDSDLETCRSHIERLQEDFISIHPSFKRLVLQEDDGAKSKTLSSQKLSPKWCFLDSTTADRFYRIDRAQEHLNYVTEISQDELFILDPELVVTETVSTSPGMPDLVDSSGEFPEASSKFAFPSSSSSPPPSPGPSPTSPQSDSEAMAVRHKKSHFFFSPSGFPFPVRKRITELQKTTQRKRISSDSSVVEALAHSNSLRSSKPALTRAGCIHRSNTTAADFNPTSRSEKNTLCNTDKVSPEVLIECVKRKDHLKLKELHKLGADLSLQDPSGCTLLHYAVDTGSKETVKYILDNAPTDILDVTEKENGETVLHKAASLCQRTICHYLVEAGASLMKTDLQGDTPKHRAEKAKDAELAAYLENRQHYQMIQREDQETAV